In Legionella spiritensis, the following proteins share a genomic window:
- a CDS encoding M16 family metallopeptidase produces the protein MKKWLCLFTSLTLLIPAMSYSASFKVKRWQTDNGARVVFYEAPEVPMLDINIAFAAGSAYDGKSFGLSTLTTQLLDQGNGKLDASQIAESLADTGAQFNAQASRDMIIMRLKTLTSEPALGQAMKTFSLIVNKPDFPLAAFKREKNQQLVAIAQSEESPDDVANNIFFDKLYPNHPYGHPVNGTVESVKAITPQQVRAFYKRYFTGANTVIVLVGAINEEKARQLASQLTQFMPKGQPAPAIPKARALPSSENIHVKFPSSQTMLRLGQVGIDHAAPDYFPLLVGNYILGGGSLVSRLAHEVRERRGLTYGVVSQFMPMPGDGPFLISLSTKNSQAQKALAVTRETLSGFLKTGPSEKELVAAKQYLTGSFPLSLASNSSIAGMLLRIAFYKLPDDYLDTYIAHIESVSTADIKKAFQDQINPEQMLLVTVGNT, from the coding sequence ATGAAAAAATGGCTGTGTTTATTCACTTCCCTGACTCTTTTAATTCCTGCCATGTCTTATTCCGCTTCATTCAAGGTAAAAAGATGGCAGACGGACAATGGTGCCAGGGTGGTTTTCTATGAGGCTCCGGAAGTACCGATGCTGGACATCAATATCGCGTTTGCAGCCGGATCAGCCTATGACGGCAAATCATTTGGATTAAGCACCCTGACCACACAGTTGCTTGATCAGGGCAATGGTAAACTGGACGCGTCTCAAATTGCGGAAAGTCTGGCCGATACCGGCGCACAATTTAATGCCCAGGCCAGCCGTGACATGATCATTATGCGGTTGAAAACGTTAACCAGCGAACCGGCGCTTGGTCAGGCAATGAAAACATTTTCTCTCATTGTTAACAAACCTGATTTTCCCTTGGCTGCGTTTAAACGGGAAAAAAATCAGCAGTTGGTAGCCATTGCCCAGTCCGAGGAATCTCCCGATGATGTAGCCAATAACATTTTTTTTGACAAGCTGTATCCAAACCATCCCTATGGCCACCCTGTCAATGGCACCGTTGAAAGCGTAAAAGCTATTACACCGCAACAGGTGCGCGCTTTTTATAAGCGCTATTTTACCGGCGCAAACACCGTTATTGTCCTGGTCGGAGCCATAAATGAAGAAAAAGCGCGGCAACTGGCCAGTCAACTCACGCAATTCATGCCAAAGGGTCAACCGGCTCCCGCCATTCCCAAAGCCAGGGCCCTGCCTTCTTCCGAGAACATCCATGTCAAATTTCCATCCTCGCAAACCATGCTGAGACTTGGACAGGTTGGCATCGACCACGCGGCACCGGATTATTTCCCGTTACTGGTGGGTAATTACATTCTTGGCGGCGGTTCCCTCGTTTCTCGTCTGGCTCATGAGGTAAGAGAACGACGTGGTTTGACTTATGGCGTGGTCAGTCAGTTCATGCCCATGCCGGGTGACGGACCCTTTTTAATCAGCTTGTCGACCAAAAACAGTCAGGCTCAAAAGGCGCTCGCCGTTACCCGGGAAACATTGTCCGGTTTTTTAAAAACAGGCCCCAGCGAAAAAGAGCTGGTCGCGGCCAAACAATATCTGACCGGCAGCTTTCCCCTGTCGTTAGCCAGCAATAGCAGTATTGCCGGCATGCTGCTGCGCATCGCGTTTTACAAATTACCCGACGATTATCTGGACACCTACATCGCTCACATTGAATCGGTTTCAACAGCCGACATCAAAAAAGCGTTTCAGGATCAGATTAATCCTGAGCAAATGCTTTTGGTCACAGTGGGTAACACATGA
- a CDS encoding type II/III secretion system protein translates to MKKWILVLWFVAVQVIAAPMITKVIDLHYQNADQVIKLIQPLLTDGEKVSGSGQTLIVKVTPQTLTQLRAVLHKIDQPPVTFKISVHQGDSNWLASQHDDAMVISTQMPTNQPQNQSVTVMNGESAFVSTGEDQPVLSSVGIGWFTGVNYDRRLLQNGLLVEPVLQGQKVKLTVKRIREQDSYTSNQNFNEQKVMTTVLVPLDQWVVLASADGSQPTADSNTMVYTAGSTYQQNSTLYIKVNVVGKTSSGIGK, encoded by the coding sequence ATGAAGAAATGGATTCTGGTGTTATGGTTTGTTGCCGTACAGGTTATAGCAGCGCCTATGATCACAAAGGTCATTGATCTGCACTACCAGAATGCGGATCAGGTGATTAAACTGATTCAGCCTTTGCTTACGGACGGAGAAAAAGTCAGTGGCTCCGGACAGACGCTGATTGTTAAAGTAACCCCGCAAACCTTGACGCAATTGCGTGCCGTGCTGCATAAAATAGACCAACCGCCGGTCACCTTTAAAATCTCTGTTCATCAGGGCGATTCAAACTGGCTGGCCAGTCAGCATGACGATGCCATGGTTATCAGTACGCAAATGCCGACCAATCAACCTCAAAACCAGTCGGTAACCGTCATGAACGGTGAATCGGCTTTTGTGAGTACCGGTGAAGATCAACCTGTCCTGAGTTCGGTAGGGATAGGATGGTTTACCGGCGTTAACTACGATCGCCGCTTGTTGCAAAACGGTTTGCTGGTGGAGCCAGTCCTGCAAGGACAGAAGGTGAAGTTAACTGTAAAAAGAATTCGTGAACAGGATAGTTACACCAGTAACCAGAATTTTAATGAACAGAAAGTCATGACAACGGTATTGGTTCCGCTGGATCAATGGGTCGTTCTGGCGAGTGCCGATGGCAGCCAGCCAACTGCGGATTCCAATACCATGGTGTATACGGCCGGGAGTACCTATCAGCAAAATTCAACGCTTTACATCAAAGTGAATGTGGTAGGAAAGACCAGTTCGGGTATTGGCAAATGA
- a CDS encoding inorganic phosphate transporter, with protein sequence MDFSLYLFFAAVIFCFFMNWGVGANDLANVMSTTMGSKAITVRQAMIIAILFEFAGAFLGGQGVTETMRDGIINTSQLSDQPIILVEGMLSVLMACTIWMNLASYLGVPVSITNALVGSMVGFGVVVLGPDAIQWRQVYHIAIGWVTSPLIAGITGYSLFISIQQSIFVKSDPLEKAKLYIPIYLFLVGSVLSFITVFKGLNHFDIHLNLKQDLAVTLATSITITIIGMIFIRRIPETPRIRRRERFLQVEKYFAVLMALTACAMVFAHGSNDVALAVGPLTIVHSLVIHANQPFDPDKYPAWIIFFGCFGVVVGFLMYGRKVIETVGSSITALTPSRAFAATLAAATTVVVATSTGIPVSATQTLVGSVLGVGLARGIGALNLIVIRNIFMSWILTLPAASLLTILAYKILHASIG encoded by the coding sequence ATGGATTTTTCTCTTTATCTGTTTTTTGCCGCAGTCATCTTTTGCTTCTTTATGAATTGGGGTGTTGGTGCTAACGATTTGGCCAATGTGATGAGTACCACTATGGGCTCCAAGGCTATTACCGTTCGTCAGGCCATGATTATTGCCATCCTGTTTGAATTTGCCGGTGCCTTTTTAGGTGGGCAAGGTGTCACAGAAACCATGCGGGACGGTATTATCAACACCAGTCAATTGTCAGATCAACCGATTATCCTTGTGGAAGGCATGCTCAGTGTTTTAATGGCCTGTACCATCTGGATGAATCTGGCCAGCTATTTAGGTGTCCCGGTTTCCATCACCAACGCGCTGGTGGGTTCCATGGTCGGTTTTGGTGTCGTTGTACTTGGACCTGACGCCATTCAATGGCGCCAGGTTTATCACATTGCTATCGGTTGGGTCACATCGCCGCTCATCGCGGGAATTACAGGGTATTCATTATTCATCAGTATCCAGCAAAGTATTTTTGTTAAAAGCGATCCCCTGGAAAAAGCAAAACTTTATATCCCCATTTATCTTTTTCTGGTCGGCTCCGTATTATCTTTTATTACGGTCTTTAAAGGATTGAATCATTTTGATATTCATCTGAATTTAAAACAGGATCTTGCCGTTACACTGGCGACCAGTATTACCATCACGATCATAGGTATGATTTTCATCCGCCGTATTCCGGAAACACCAAGGATCAGGCGACGGGAGCGTTTTTTACAGGTTGAAAAATATTTTGCCGTCCTTATGGCGCTTACGGCCTGTGCCATGGTTTTTGCTCACGGTTCCAATGATGTCGCCCTCGCGGTGGGGCCATTGACTATTGTCCACAGCCTGGTTATCCATGCCAATCAACCGTTTGATCCTGATAAATACCCGGCATGGATTATTTTCTTTGGTTGTTTTGGTGTCGTGGTCGGGTTTTTAATGTATGGCAGGAAAGTCATTGAAACCGTAGGCAGTTCCATTACCGCGTTAACGCCCAGCCGGGCTTTTGCAGCTACTCTCGCGGCCGCCACAACCGTTGTTGTCGCAACCAGCACGGGAATTCCGGTTTCCGCAACCCAGACCCTGGTCGGTTCGGTTTTGGGGGTAGGCCTGGCCCGAGGCATCGGCGCATTAAACCTGATTGTCATCCGTAATATCTTTATGTCGTGGATTTTAACCTTGCCGGCCGCATCATTATTAACAATCCTGGCTTACAAGATCCTGCACGCGAGCATCGGTTAG
- the rpoH gene encoding RNA polymerase sigma factor RpoH: protein MSQQLQLASLNLPVGSLDAYIHRVNQIPMLTEEEEFDCAERYHREGDLDGARRLVLAHLRYVVRVARGYLGYGLPLNDLIQEGNVGLMKAVKRFDPKMGVRLVSFAVHWIKAEIHEFVLRNWRIVKIATTKAQRKLFFNLRRMKTRLGWMNNEEVDAVANDLGVSREEVLLMEQRMNAAMDTSYDASGSDDDEDAFKAPAHYLHDANSDPAHLIEQERGDEQGRDQLFHAMERLDERSQDILRQRWLADDKMTLHDLADKYGVSAERVRQLEKNAMKKLRQYIEDVA, encoded by the coding sequence ATGAGTCAGCAACTGCAATTGGCATCCTTAAATTTGCCTGTAGGCAGTCTTGATGCGTATATTCATCGTGTTAATCAAATCCCCATGCTCACTGAGGAAGAGGAATTTGATTGTGCAGAGCGATATCACCGGGAAGGCGATCTGGACGGCGCCCGTCGTTTGGTCCTCGCCCATTTGCGTTATGTAGTCCGGGTAGCCAGAGGGTATCTGGGATATGGTTTGCCGCTTAACGATCTGATCCAGGAAGGTAATGTGGGCCTGATGAAGGCCGTCAAGCGTTTTGACCCGAAAATGGGTGTGCGGCTGGTTTCCTTTGCCGTACACTGGATTAAAGCGGAAATACATGAATTTGTATTGCGTAACTGGCGTATTGTCAAAATTGCCACAACCAAGGCGCAGCGTAAATTGTTTTTTAATTTGCGGCGAATGAAAACAAGACTTGGCTGGATGAATAACGAGGAAGTGGATGCGGTAGCTAACGATTTGGGTGTGAGCCGTGAGGAAGTATTGCTCATGGAGCAGCGCATGAATGCCGCTATGGATACTTCTTACGACGCGTCCGGATCGGATGATGACGAGGATGCTTTCAAGGCGCCTGCGCATTATCTTCATGACGCCAACAGTGATCCTGCGCACTTGATTGAGCAGGAGCGCGGTGATGAGCAGGGTCGCGACCAGTTATTCCATGCTATGGAACGTCTGGATGAACGCAGCCAGGACATTTTACGGCAACGCTGGCTGGCCGATGATAAAATGACACTGCATGATTTGGCCGATAAATACGGCGTTTCGGCGGAACGCGTTCGCCAGCTTGAAAAAAATGCCATGAAAAAGCTGCGTCAGTATATTGAAGATGTGGCTTAG
- a CDS encoding adenosine deaminase: protein MTIKKAELHVHLEGTISPVLARKLAQRNRIPFPKHLVSSDEQGYNHVDFMAFLKAYDAIAAMIKVPQDYYDVTFEYLKANALGGAVYTEMMYSPDHAEMTSGIPSSEHLKAIQQAIDDACEQYNIVGRIIITAVRHFGVDSAIKVAKQAIKEDLPCVTGFGLGGDEINFPPKLFVKAYEIAVDGGLHGTVHAGEFAPAAGMEEAMDYLPIERIGHGVQTIHSPETIARLRDKNIALEVCPTSNVVLGLYKDIPAHPIQKLLDAGLSISINSDDPPFFHTDLANEYRQVQQTFQYTDQDMLHFTRMAIERAFVDEPTREKLLQSLDV from the coding sequence ATGACCATTAAAAAAGCTGAATTACACGTTCACCTGGAAGGAACTATTTCTCCGGTACTGGCGAGAAAGCTCGCTCAACGCAATCGGATCCCATTTCCAAAGCATCTGGTTTCATCCGATGAGCAAGGTTATAACCATGTCGATTTCATGGCGTTTCTAAAAGCCTATGACGCGATTGCCGCGATGATCAAAGTACCGCAGGATTATTATGATGTGACGTTTGAATACCTCAAAGCCAACGCCCTGGGCGGCGCCGTGTACACCGAAATGATGTATTCACCCGATCATGCGGAAATGACCAGCGGAATTCCTTCCAGTGAACATCTGAAAGCCATTCAGCAAGCCATAGACGATGCCTGTGAACAATATAACATCGTTGGCAGAATTATTATTACCGCAGTACGCCATTTTGGTGTCGATTCCGCAATCAAGGTTGCCAAACAAGCCATTAAAGAAGATCTGCCTTGCGTCACCGGATTTGGACTTGGGGGTGATGAAATCAATTTTCCACCCAAATTATTTGTCAAAGCGTATGAAATTGCTGTCGATGGTGGTTTGCATGGTACCGTACACGCCGGTGAGTTTGCCCCTGCCGCCGGGATGGAGGAAGCGATGGATTATTTGCCTATCGAACGTATAGGCCATGGTGTGCAAACCATTCACTCTCCGGAAACCATCGCCCGCCTCAGGGATAAAAATATTGCTCTGGAAGTCTGTCCCACCAGTAACGTAGTACTCGGTTTGTACAAAGACATACCCGCTCATCCCATTCAAAAATTGCTGGACGCCGGCCTCTCTATCAGCATCAATTCGGACGATCCTCCTTTCTTTCACACGGATTTAGCCAACGAATACCGGCAAGTGCAGCAAACATTCCAATATACGGATCAGGATATGCTACATTTTACCCGCATGGCTATTGAGCGAGCGTTTGTTGATGAACCGACGAGAGAGAAGCTTTTACAATCATTAGACGTTTAA
- the ftsY gene encoding signal recognition particle-docking protein FtsY: MIKWFKRNQDANSSAPQSVEQESNGHLPVDETASVSTPVSDSSTERSKQGIYSRFKHGLTKTRHQLGEGLGRLLLGRKEIDAALLEEVESLLLSADIGLEATQRIVQQLSDGLARRQLADGEAVIGSLKNHLQALLTEHGKPLIPQTADHSPFVILTVGVNGAGKTTTIGKLARQFQSQGKKVMLAAGDTFRAAAIEQLQAWGERNKIPVIAQQTGADSASVIFDALQAAKARGIDILIADTAGRLHTQGNLMEELKKVKRVIKKLDADAPHETMLVLDASIGQNALNQAREFNQAVGVTGITMTKLDGTAKGGILFAIANELGIPFRYLGIGEGIDDLRPFDAAQFVRAIFNDD, encoded by the coding sequence ATGATTAAATGGTTTAAAAGAAATCAGGATGCTAACAGTTCAGCTCCCCAATCTGTGGAGCAGGAATCGAATGGACACTTGCCGGTTGATGAAACAGCGTCCGTTTCGACGCCGGTTTCCGATTCTTCCACAGAGCGGAGTAAGCAGGGGATTTACAGTCGATTCAAGCATGGACTGACCAAAACACGCCACCAGCTGGGCGAAGGGTTAGGGCGTCTGTTACTGGGGCGGAAGGAAATTGACGCGGCCTTGCTGGAAGAGGTTGAATCGTTACTCTTGAGTGCCGATATCGGCCTTGAGGCGACCCAAAGAATAGTACAGCAACTTAGTGACGGTCTGGCACGTCGTCAATTAGCGGATGGCGAGGCGGTTATCGGTTCGTTAAAAAACCACTTGCAGGCTTTGCTGACCGAACATGGCAAACCTTTAATTCCCCAAACGGCTGATCATTCTCCGTTTGTTATTTTAACCGTAGGCGTCAATGGTGCCGGGAAAACGACCACCATCGGCAAATTGGCCAGACAGTTTCAATCACAAGGCAAGAAAGTGATGCTGGCTGCCGGCGACACGTTTCGCGCCGCGGCAATCGAGCAGCTCCAGGCCTGGGGCGAGCGCAACAAGATACCTGTTATTGCCCAGCAAACAGGTGCCGACAGCGCTTCGGTGATATTTGACGCGTTACAAGCCGCCAAAGCACGGGGGATTGATATACTTATCGCTGATACGGCGGGCCGCTTGCATACCCAGGGTAATTTGATGGAAGAGTTGAAAAAAGTGAAGCGGGTTATTAAGAAACTCGACGCCGACGCGCCGCATGAAACGATGCTGGTTCTGGATGCCAGTATAGGACAAAACGCATTGAATCAGGCGCGTGAATTCAATCAGGCTGTCGGTGTAACCGGCATAACCATGACAAAACTCGATGGAACGGCCAAGGGCGGTATTTTATTTGCCATAGCCAATGAATTAGGGATACCATTTCGTTATCTAGGGATTGGAGAAGGGATTGATGATTTGCGCCCCTTCGATGCGGCACAATTTGTCAGGGCGATTTTTAACGATGATTGA
- the ftsX gene encoding permease-like cell division protein FtsX, producing the protein MLKNIQARGAYHLQAASSSFNVLCRRPLATMMTVVVIAITLALPALFWVFTDNISQLTEGWQRGGHITLYLKSTLTDEQQTGFLVEVQAVEGVGHATLKTPGDGLKELQKQEGMNDIMRYLPQNPLPPVIEIVPALTVDTPLKADQLFNRLKSLSQVEQGKLDIQWVTRLHAILGFASNAAHALMALLACAVVLIVGNTLRLAIHSRYEEIQVLKLIGATDAFIVRPFLYMGIWYGMAGAVFAVLLVNIFMLSIAVTAQDLAASYQMHYPLLGLSVKQAYLIVLTAVILGWIGARLSVKRQLASIEPYN; encoded by the coding sequence ATGCTAAAAAACATACAAGCCCGGGGCGCATATCACCTGCAGGCGGCCAGCAGCAGTTTCAATGTTCTGTGTCGCCGCCCGCTCGCGACCATGATGACGGTGGTCGTCATAGCCATTACTCTGGCTCTACCGGCTCTTTTCTGGGTTTTTACCGACAATATAAGCCAGTTAACCGAGGGCTGGCAGCGAGGGGGGCATATTACCCTTTATTTAAAATCAACGTTGACGGATGAGCAGCAAACCGGATTTCTGGTTGAAGTTCAGGCCGTGGAAGGGGTTGGGCATGCTACCCTTAAAACCCCCGGGGACGGTTTGAAAGAGTTGCAGAAACAGGAGGGTATGAATGATATTATGCGTTATCTTCCGCAAAACCCGCTACCTCCAGTCATTGAAATTGTGCCGGCATTGACGGTCGATACGCCATTGAAGGCCGATCAGCTGTTCAATCGTTTAAAGTCCCTGTCCCAGGTTGAACAAGGCAAGCTGGATATTCAGTGGGTAACAAGGCTGCACGCGATTCTTGGTTTCGCCTCGAATGCCGCGCATGCGTTGATGGCTTTGCTGGCGTGTGCCGTGGTTTTAATAGTCGGTAATACCTTGCGATTGGCCATTCATAGCAGGTATGAGGAAATTCAGGTGTTAAAGCTTATTGGCGCAACAGACGCGTTTATCGTACGTCCTTTTTTATATATGGGGATTTGGTATGGTATGGCGGGGGCTGTTTTCGCGGTGCTGCTGGTGAATATTTTCATGCTCAGTATCGCGGTTACCGCCCAGGATCTTGCAGCGTCCTATCAGATGCATTACCCTTTGTTGGGTTTATCGGTCAAACAGGCTTATTTGATTGTATTAACCGCGGTTATACTTGGCTGGATAGGCGCCAGATTATCGGTAAAAAGGCAACTGGCTTCTATTGAGCCTTATAATTGA
- a CDS encoding TIGR00153 family protein, whose protein sequence is MFGPSPIRPIEQHMRKTYHCAKQLHPLFEAVLQQDWETATKIKDKICAIEKEADLIKRDLRLHLPTGLFLPVSRTDLLELLSAQDRIANRAEDIAGLIISRKMIIPSTLSAVFMPFLERCLDAAKQACKAINELDELLESGFRGSEVKIVEEMIVTLDEIEHDSDEKLADIRHRIFELEKELPAIEVVFLYKLVQWIGDLADHAQTVGGRLQILIAR, encoded by the coding sequence ATGTTCGGGCCGTCTCCAATCAGGCCTATCGAGCAACACATGCGTAAAACGTATCATTGTGCCAAGCAATTGCATCCTTTATTTGAAGCCGTGCTTCAACAGGATTGGGAAACGGCCACCAAGATCAAAGATAAAATTTGTGCTATTGAAAAGGAAGCCGACCTTATTAAGCGCGACTTGCGTCTGCATTTGCCAACCGGACTGTTTCTACCGGTATCACGCACCGATCTGCTTGAGTTGCTCAGCGCCCAGGATCGCATCGCTAATCGGGCAGAGGATATTGCCGGCCTGATTATCAGCCGCAAGATGATCATACCTTCCACGCTATCTGCCGTATTTATGCCTTTTTTGGAACGCTGCCTTGATGCGGCCAAGCAAGCCTGCAAAGCCATTAACGAACTGGATGAACTGCTGGAAAGCGGATTTCGTGGCAGCGAAGTCAAAATTGTGGAAGAAATGATAGTCACGCTCGATGAAATTGAGCATGACAGTGATGAAAAATTAGCCGATATCAGGCATCGTATATTTGAACTGGAAAAGGAATTACCAGCTATTGAAGTAGTTTTTCTCTACAAATTGGTTCAATGGATTGGTGATTTGGCCGATCATGCCCAGACTGTGGGCGGGCGGCTGCAAATACTTATTGCCCGGTAG
- the rsmD gene encoding 16S rRNA (guanine(966)-N(2))-methyltransferase RsmD: MKQQIRIIGGRFRGKKLDFPDVAGLRPTSDRVRETLFNWLMHEVRDKRCLDAFAGSGALGFEACSRGAGHVTFLEQFPKVFHHLKKTLPAFDCKNLEVIHTDAIHYLQTNDSQFDIVFLDPPFASDCLHECMEILAMRAILVKGGLVYTESPVLFTPDTQKWRVIKSRQAGNVFYALFEKI, from the coding sequence ATGAAACAGCAGATCCGTATCATAGGCGGACGATTTCGCGGGAAAAAACTGGACTTTCCGGACGTTGCCGGCTTGCGGCCAACCTCCGATCGCGTCCGGGAAACCTTGTTTAACTGGTTAATGCACGAGGTGAGAGACAAAAGGTGTCTCGATGCCTTTGCAGGCAGTGGCGCACTGGGATTTGAAGCCTGCTCTCGCGGAGCCGGCCACGTGACCTTCCTTGAACAGTTCCCAAAGGTATTTCATCATCTTAAAAAAACCCTGCCCGCCTTTGATTGTAAAAACCTGGAAGTCATCCATACCGATGCCATCCATTACCTGCAAACGAACGACTCACAATTTGATATTGTTTTTCTCGATCCGCCTTTCGCAAGTGATTGCCTGCACGAATGTATGGAAATCCTGGCTATGAGGGCGATTCTGGTAAAGGGAGGATTGGTTTATACGGAGTCCCCTGTATTGTTTACGCCTGACACGCAAAAATGGCGCGTCATAAAATCCAGACAGGCCGGGAATGTATTTTATGCGCTTTTTGAAAAAATTTAA
- a CDS encoding M16 family metallopeptidase: MRFALLLLCAAFTCQAANDVHKYTLDNGLKVVVKEDHRAPVAVSMIWYNIGSADEPGGITGVSHALEHMMFKGTPQYPAGTFSRTIANIGGQENAFTNYDYTAYFEKIAANQLPIAFELEADRMRNLLLDKDEFAREIKVIQEERRLRTDDNPQALTYERYLATAHLADPYHHPVIGWMSDLKNMHVDDLKSWYRSFYAPNNATLVVVGDVKPDKVYELANLYFGKLPRQPDYIRKPQQEPPSLGPKTVAINAPAKLPMLMFGFTVPGVKTADEDWEPYALELIAGILDAGESARFAKNLVRGNHVASGVDAFYDLYSRYQTQFIFFGIPSQNRSIEEMKAGILKEIKKLQTEPVSVKELNRVKTQIIAQKVFEKDSIFGQAMEIGLLETLGLGWKTAQIYTDKINGVTPEQIQKAAQRYFQPKLMTEAQLFPVLQPEGQQ; the protein is encoded by the coding sequence ATGCGATTTGCATTATTGCTTCTTTGTGCGGCGTTCACCTGTCAGGCGGCAAATGACGTTCATAAATACACTCTGGACAACGGACTTAAGGTTGTAGTGAAAGAGGATCACCGCGCGCCGGTCGCCGTATCCATGATATGGTATAACATCGGCTCCGCCGATGAGCCAGGAGGTATAACCGGTGTTTCGCACGCATTGGAACACATGATGTTTAAAGGCACGCCTCAATACCCCGCCGGCACTTTTTCCAGAACCATCGCCAACATCGGCGGACAGGAAAATGCGTTTACCAATTATGACTATACTGCTTATTTTGAAAAAATCGCTGCCAATCAATTGCCGATTGCTTTTGAGCTTGAAGCGGACAGGATGCGCAATTTACTCCTTGATAAGGACGAGTTTGCCAGGGAAATCAAGGTCATCCAGGAGGAGCGTCGTCTTCGTACCGATGACAACCCCCAGGCCCTGACCTACGAACGATATCTGGCAACCGCCCATCTGGCGGATCCTTACCATCATCCGGTAATAGGATGGATGAGCGATCTTAAAAATATGCACGTTGACGATTTAAAGTCCTGGTACCGGAGCTTTTATGCACCTAACAATGCCACACTTGTTGTCGTCGGTGATGTCAAGCCTGACAAGGTTTATGAGCTGGCTAACTTATATTTTGGCAAATTACCCAGACAGCCTGACTACATCCGTAAACCGCAACAGGAACCGCCAAGCCTCGGGCCAAAAACGGTAGCCATTAACGCACCGGCCAAGTTACCCATGCTGATGTTCGGCTTCACCGTGCCTGGCGTCAAAACAGCGGACGAAGACTGGGAGCCTTACGCGCTGGAACTGATTGCCGGAATTCTCGATGCCGGTGAAAGCGCCCGTTTTGCCAAAAACCTGGTGCGGGGAAACCATGTAGCCAGCGGTGTTGATGCTTTTTATGATCTGTATTCCCGCTACCAGACGCAATTTATTTTCTTTGGCATCCCGTCACAAAATCGCAGCATAGAAGAGATGAAAGCCGGGATTCTCAAAGAGATAAAAAAACTACAGACCGAACCCGTCAGTGTCAAAGAGTTAAACCGGGTTAAAACACAAATCATCGCCCAGAAAGTTTTTGAAAAGGATTCCATATTCGGTCAAGCCATGGAAATTGGATTACTGGAGACGCTGGGGCTGGGTTGGAAAACAGCGCAAATCTATACCGATAAAATCAACGGCGTTACGCCTGAACAAATTCAAAAAGCGGCCCAGCGTTATTTTCAACCGAAATTAATGACCGAAGCGCAATTATTTCCCGTATTACAACCTGAGGGACAACAATGA
- the ftsE gene encoding cell division ATP-binding protein FtsE — MIEFEQVSKRYPGGLEALRQVNFSLKKGEMAFITGHSGAGKSTLLKLIARLETPSSGQLIVNGIRLNLLKKREIPHYRSSLGITFQSPNLLNDRSVFDNVALPLQIQGIQPAMIAKRVHAALDMVGLLDKEKMQPIHLSGGEQQRIGIARAVVHKPALLLADEPTGNLDPSLSAEIMKLFAQFNQVGVSILIATHDLALIAGMKHRIVMLKEGRVC; from the coding sequence ATGATTGAATTCGAGCAGGTTAGTAAACGCTATCCTGGCGGCTTGGAAGCATTACGCCAGGTTAATTTTTCCCTGAAAAAAGGAGAAATGGCATTTATTACCGGTCACTCCGGTGCCGGAAAGAGCACTTTGCTGAAACTGATTGCCAGGCTGGAAACGCCTTCTTCCGGGCAATTGATTGTTAATGGTATTCGGCTGAATCTATTAAAAAAGCGAGAGATACCTCATTATCGCAGCAGTCTGGGGATTACCTTCCAATCGCCAAATCTGCTTAATGATCGCAGTGTTTTTGATAATGTGGCCTTGCCCCTTCAGATCCAGGGTATTCAACCTGCCATGATTGCCAAACGCGTTCATGCGGCGCTGGATATGGTCGGTTTGCTGGACAAGGAAAAAATGCAACCGATTCATCTGTCCGGTGGTGAGCAGCAGCGAATTGGTATTGCGCGAGCCGTTGTTCATAAGCCGGCGTTACTGCTTGCCGATGAACCCACGGGAAATCTTGACCCCAGTCTGTCCGCAGAAATTATGAAATTATTCGCGCAATTCAATCAGGTTGGCGTCAGTATTTTGATTGCCACCCATGATTTGGCCCTGATTGCCGGGATGAAGCATCGTATCGTCATGCTGAAGGAAGGCCGGGTATGCTAA
- a CDS encoding CBU_0585 family protein has translation MSKDDINKAFVSPEDKFLFQFDSEHEKSASQLKEIKKHKRIAALRDNAERSDKDKEIWEEF, from the coding sequence ATGAGTAAAGACGATATCAACAAGGCTTTCGTCAGTCCGGAAGATAAATTTTTATTCCAGTTCGATAGCGAGCACGAGAAATCCGCGTCCCAATTAAAGGAAATAAAAAAGCACAAGCGAATTGCCGCGCTTCGTGATAATGCAGAGCGCTCCGATAAAGATAAGGAAATCTGGGAAGAATTCTAG